A genomic window from Chitinophaga pollutisoli includes:
- a CDS encoding glycosyltransferase family 4 protein: MNIIFFTNISTFPYNGGEKLRSYYLLKALSDLGHTVHAVIRNEEEADLTRYPLPNVAFHIHPKKPLAVTERLTGSHYFTKSAAVLALFEQICREHKIDAAVLDYGYVGHYIGFFRRRGIRVVLGTHNAQPEISRQLPARSLLQKIRKLQLVTLEQWHERSYFSRADAVLVVSHHDLDYHRRFIDQKKLFLVPNFLDETEYAVKAPRQQRLLVMTANFSVYQNLEGLRWFVNEVWNPQLAGKFRLQLVGRGSREALQQITGATEWENIVALGRVDDVKQYIASAEGVVIPLLHGSGTRLKCLEAMALNTPIIATPRGVEGVLSHHFILADTAAEFREALLRFEGSPQRGDALRADFMKEYSASVNRRRLEEAIHFARHDQ, translated from the coding sequence ATGAACATTATATTCTTTACCAACATTAGCACCTTTCCGTACAACGGAGGCGAGAAGCTGCGGAGTTATTACCTGCTGAAAGCCCTCTCCGACCTGGGGCACACGGTCCATGCCGTGATTCGCAACGAAGAAGAGGCCGATCTCACCCGTTACCCGCTGCCAAACGTCGCTTTCCATATCCACCCGAAAAAGCCGCTCGCCGTCACGGAAAGACTCACGGGCAGCCACTATTTCACCAAATCGGCCGCCGTACTGGCATTGTTCGAACAGATTTGCCGGGAGCACAAGATCGACGCGGCCGTGCTGGACTACGGATACGTGGGCCATTACATCGGGTTTTTCCGCCGGCGCGGCATCCGGGTGGTGCTGGGCACGCACAACGCCCAGCCCGAAATCTCCAGGCAGCTGCCGGCTCGCAGCCTTCTTCAGAAGATCCGCAAGCTGCAGCTGGTAACGCTGGAACAGTGGCACGAGCGCAGCTACTTCTCCCGGGCGGACGCGGTGCTGGTGGTCAGCCACCACGACCTCGACTATCATCGCCGTTTCATCGACCAGAAGAAGCTTTTCCTCGTTCCCAATTTCCTCGACGAAACGGAATACGCGGTGAAAGCTCCCCGGCAGCAGCGCCTCCTGGTCATGACGGCCAACTTCTCCGTGTACCAAAACCTCGAAGGCCTGCGCTGGTTCGTTAACGAAGTCTGGAACCCGCAACTCGCCGGGAAATTCCGGCTCCAACTGGTAGGCCGCGGTTCCCGGGAAGCCCTGCAGCAGATCACGGGCGCCACGGAATGGGAGAATATCGTAGCCCTCGGGCGCGTCGATGACGTCAAGCAATACATCGCCAGCGCCGAAGGCGTCGTGATCCCCCTGCTCCACGGCAGCGGCACCCGCCTCAAATGCCTCGAAGCCATGGCCCTCAACACCCCCATCATCGCCACTCCGCGAGGCGTGGAAGGTGTGCTGAGCCATCACTTCATTTTGGCGGACACTGCCGCGGAATTCAGGGAAGCATTATTGCGGTTCGAAGGTTCGCCCCAGCGGGGAGACGCCCTGCGGGCCGATTTCATGAAGGAATACAGCGCGTCGGTGAACCGCCGCCGCCTGGAGGAAGCCATTCATTTCGCACGTCATGATCAATAA
- a CDS encoding MATE family efflux transporter: MNAAYGIANQVNAQLSFFSVTLMQALNPQIMKSEGQGNRERMLKLAMIASKFSFSLLAFFAIPLLLEMPFVLGLWLKEVPEYTVVFCRLILLCTMVNQLSVGIQVGVQSVGKIRKYQIAVSSLLMLNLPVAYVLLRMGMPAWSVLASALMIEFVTCTYRIVAAERLIGLPVREFLGSVAARAVGSVLLAFCIALLPYRAMEEGWARLIVTCLVSSAALAGTLHWLGLSAYESGKIRDVMTKALTRIHPRLAVIKKAA, translated from the coding sequence GTGAATGCGGCCTATGGCATAGCCAACCAGGTGAACGCCCAGCTGAGCTTCTTTTCGGTGACGCTGATGCAGGCCCTCAATCCGCAGATTATGAAAAGCGAAGGACAAGGCAACCGGGAACGGATGTTGAAACTGGCCATGATCGCCAGCAAATTTTCGTTTTCCCTGCTGGCGTTCTTCGCCATCCCGCTGCTGCTGGAAATGCCGTTTGTGTTGGGTTTGTGGCTGAAGGAAGTGCCGGAATACACGGTCGTTTTTTGCCGGCTGATTTTACTCTGTACGATGGTGAACCAGCTTTCGGTGGGGATCCAGGTGGGGGTGCAGTCGGTGGGGAAGATACGGAAGTACCAGATCGCCGTGAGCTCGCTGCTGATGCTGAATCTGCCGGTGGCTTACGTCTTGCTGCGGATGGGCATGCCGGCATGGTCGGTATTGGCATCGGCATTAATGATCGAATTCGTGACTTGTACATACCGGATCGTGGCGGCCGAACGGTTGATCGGCCTGCCCGTCCGGGAGTTTTTAGGGAGCGTGGCGGCCAGGGCCGTGGGCAGCGTGCTGCTGGCTTTCTGCATCGCACTGCTGCCGTACAGGGCTATGGAAGAAGGCTGGGCACGGCTGATCGTGACTTGCCTGGTGAGCTCCGCCGCGCTGGCGGGAACGCTGCACTGGCTGGGCCTTTCCGCTTATGAATCCGGGAAAATCCGGGATGTGATGACGAAGGCGCTGACGCGGATACATCCGCGGCTCGCCGTGATTAAAAAAGCTGCGTGA
- a CDS encoding MATE family efflux transporter, translating into MQAANRVVMNTGLLYGKMLVTIFISLYSTRLVLSALGARDYGIFNLIAGVIAMLSFLNMALTLSTQRYMSYNLGGGDMERLKKVFNASILLHLLLGIGLVVVFEVAGYFLFGHVLNIPPERLSAAKLIYHFMVVSAFFTIISVPYDATINARENMLLVALTGIAEAVMKLAVALLLQNAGSDRLILFAGLSAATAIALMLFKRIYCSVKYPESRIRIGKYKDMALLKEMFAYGGWNMFGAVSVVTRNQGTAMILNVFLERS; encoded by the coding sequence ATGCAGGCAGCGAACAGAGTCGTAATGAATACGGGTTTGCTGTACGGGAAAATGCTGGTCACCATCTTCATCTCCCTGTACTCCACCCGGCTTGTGCTGAGCGCACTGGGCGCCCGCGACTACGGGATTTTCAATCTCATTGCGGGCGTGATCGCCATGTTGTCTTTTCTCAATATGGCCCTGACGCTTTCCACCCAGCGGTATATGTCCTATAATTTGGGAGGCGGGGATATGGAGCGGTTGAAGAAGGTCTTCAACGCCAGCATTCTCCTGCACCTGCTGCTGGGGATCGGGCTGGTGGTGGTGTTCGAGGTGGCGGGGTATTTCCTGTTCGGTCATGTGCTGAACATCCCGCCCGAACGGTTATCCGCCGCGAAGCTGATTTATCATTTCATGGTGGTGAGCGCATTTTTCACCATCATTTCCGTGCCTTACGATGCTACTATTAACGCACGCGAAAACATGCTGCTGGTGGCGCTCACCGGCATCGCGGAAGCGGTGATGAAACTCGCCGTGGCTTTGCTGTTGCAGAACGCCGGTTCCGACAGGCTCATACTTTTCGCCGGGCTTTCGGCTGCCACGGCCATCGCGCTGATGCTGTTCAAACGGATTTATTGCTCGGTGAAATACCCGGAAAGCCGCATCCGGATCGGGAAGTATAAAGACATGGCGTTGCTGAAGGAAATGTTCGCCTACGGCGGATGGAACATGTTTGGTGCGGTGAGCGTGGTAACACGGAACCAGGGCACCGCCATGATCCTGAACGTTTTTTTGGAACGATCGTGA
- the gmd gene encoding GDP-mannose 4,6-dehydratase → MKVALITGVNGQDGAYLAELLLEKGYMVHGIKRRASLINTERIDHLYQDPHEKNVRFKLHYGDMTDSTNLIRIIQETQPDEIYNLAAMSHVRVSFDTPEYTANADGIGTLRILEALRILKLEQKTRVYQASTSELYGLVQEVPQRETTPFYPRSPYAVAKMYAYWITVNYREAYGMFACNGILFNHESPLRGETFVTRKITRAAAAIVLGLQDKLFLGNLDAKRDWGHAKDYVDAMWRILQQDTPEDFVIATGITTTVRDFVRMAFEEVGVELAFIGTGVNETAVVTACRNKEFILPIGKEVVAVDAKYFRPTEVDLLIGDPTKAKTKLNWEPAYDLPALVKEMMAADVELFRKKDVAQLEHLIG, encoded by the coding sequence ATGAAAGTCGCATTGATTACCGGCGTAAACGGCCAGGACGGCGCATACCTCGCCGAGCTTTTACTTGAAAAAGGATACATGGTGCACGGCATCAAACGCCGCGCATCGCTCATCAATACCGAGCGGATCGACCACCTTTACCAGGACCCTCACGAGAAGAACGTCCGCTTCAAACTCCATTACGGGGATATGACGGATTCCACCAACCTGATCCGCATCATCCAGGAAACGCAGCCCGACGAGATCTACAACCTGGCGGCCATGAGCCACGTGCGCGTGAGCTTCGATACGCCGGAATATACCGCCAATGCCGACGGCATCGGCACCCTCCGCATCCTGGAAGCCCTGCGCATCCTGAAGCTGGAGCAGAAAACCCGCGTGTACCAGGCGTCCACTTCCGAACTGTACGGCCTCGTGCAGGAAGTGCCCCAGCGCGAGACAACGCCTTTCTATCCACGTTCTCCATATGCCGTTGCAAAAATGTACGCCTACTGGATCACGGTGAATTACCGCGAAGCATACGGCATGTTCGCCTGCAACGGCATTCTTTTCAACCACGAATCGCCCCTGCGCGGCGAAACCTTCGTGACCCGCAAGATCACCCGCGCCGCCGCCGCCATCGTACTTGGCCTGCAGGACAAACTCTTCCTCGGCAACCTCGACGCCAAGCGCGACTGGGGCCACGCCAAAGATTACGTGGACGCGATGTGGCGCATCCTCCAGCAGGATACGCCTGAGGATTTCGTGATCGCCACCGGCATTACGACCACGGTCCGCGATTTTGTGCGGATGGCGTTTGAAGAAGTGGGCGTGGAGCTGGCTTTCATTGGTACCGGCGTCAACGAAACGGCGGTGGTGACGGCTTGCCGCAACAAAGAATTCATCCTGCCCATCGGCAAGGAAGTAGTAGCGGTGGACGCGAAATATTTCCGTCCTACCGAAGTGGACCTCCTCATCGGCGATCCCACGAAAGCGAAAACCAAACTGAACTGGGAGCCGGCATACGATCTGCCCGCGCTGGTGAAGGAAATGATGGCCGCGGATGTGGAGCTTTTCCGGAAAAAGGACGTGGCGCAACTCGAACATCTGATCGGATAA
- a CDS encoding UDP-glucose/GDP-mannose dehydrogenase family protein: protein MKVVVVGTGYVGLVTGACLAEVGTDVVCVDVDAAKISRLEEGILPIYEPGLEEIVTRNFKNGRLKFSTSLEFSIPDAAVAFIAVGTPPGEDGSADLRYVLQVAREIGHHMTAPLVIVTKSTVPVGTAVKVNRAVKEALQDRSASIDYDVASNPEFLKEGAAVADFMKPDRIVVGVNNDRAAKVLEALYAPFLLNGHPILFMDVASAEMTKYAANAMLATKISFMNDIAGLCELVGADVNKVRKGIGSDPRIGSRFIYPGIGYGGSCFPKDVKALIRTGLEYDRRLRILEAVEAVNDDQKKVMFDKIFRHFDGQLKNKTIALWGLSFKPNTDDMREAPSLVLVASLLEAGASVRVFDPVAMHEAQKALGDAVEWCSDLYHAAEGADAVALVTEWNEFRLPDWKRIGARVLFDGRNIYDDVTLHKNGITYYGIGTIQPSIQKMITI, encoded by the coding sequence ATGAAAGTAGTTGTAGTAGGAACAGGATATGTGGGATTGGTGACCGGCGCCTGCCTCGCGGAAGTGGGGACCGACGTGGTGTGCGTGGATGTGGACGCCGCCAAAATTTCGCGGCTGGAAGAAGGCATCCTGCCCATTTACGAACCGGGGCTGGAAGAGATTGTGACGCGCAATTTCAAAAACGGCCGGTTGAAATTCAGTACCAGTCTTGAATTCAGCATCCCTGACGCGGCCGTGGCCTTTATCGCTGTGGGAACGCCCCCCGGTGAAGACGGCTCCGCGGACCTGCGGTACGTGCTCCAGGTAGCCAGAGAAATCGGCCACCACATGACGGCGCCGCTGGTGATCGTTACGAAGAGCACCGTGCCGGTGGGCACCGCCGTGAAAGTGAACCGCGCGGTAAAGGAAGCACTCCAGGACCGGAGCGCCTCCATCGATTACGACGTGGCCTCCAATCCTGAATTCCTGAAGGAAGGCGCCGCCGTGGCTGATTTCATGAAGCCCGACCGCATCGTGGTAGGCGTCAACAATGATCGCGCCGCCAAAGTGCTGGAAGCGCTGTACGCGCCGTTCCTCCTGAACGGGCATCCCATTTTGTTCATGGACGTGGCCTCCGCGGAAATGACGAAGTACGCCGCCAACGCCATGCTGGCCACCAAGATATCGTTCATGAACGACATCGCCGGGCTTTGCGAACTGGTAGGCGCGGATGTGAATAAAGTCCGCAAAGGCATCGGCAGCGACCCGCGCATAGGGTCGCGGTTTATTTATCCGGGCATCGGGTACGGGGGATCATGTTTTCCGAAAGACGTGAAAGCCCTCATCCGAACAGGCCTCGAATACGACCGCAGGCTTCGCATCCTCGAAGCGGTGGAAGCCGTGAACGACGATCAGAAGAAAGTCATGTTCGACAAAATATTCCGTCATTTCGACGGCCAGCTAAAAAACAAAACAATCGCCCTCTGGGGGCTTTCCTTCAAACCGAACACCGACGACATGCGTGAGGCCCCGTCGCTGGTGCTCGTTGCTTCCCTCCTGGAAGCCGGCGCCAGCGTACGGGTTTTTGACCCCGTGGCCATGCATGAAGCGCAGAAAGCCCTGGGAGACGCCGTGGAATGGTGCTCCGACCTCTACCATGCCGCCGAAGGCGCCGATGCCGTGGCGCTGGTAACGGAATGGAACGAATTCCGCCTGCCCGACTGGAAACGGATCGGCGCACGCGTGCTGTTCGACGGCAGAAACATCTACGACGACGTGACGCTGCATAAAAACGGCATCACCTATTACGGCATCGGAACCATTCAACCCTCCATCCAAAAAATGATAACCATATGA
- a CDS encoding GDP-L-fucose synthase family protein, with protein sequence MAPNCCNPLTYMEKNAKIYIAGHRGMVGGAIKRKLEKDGFQRVITRTSGELDLRRQDQVQAFFEEEQPDYVFLAAAKVGGIHANNTYRAEFLYDNLMIAANIIHAAYTQNVRKLMFLGSSCIYPRMAPQPIVEDSLLTGPLEATNEPYAIAKITGIKLCEAYHDQYGCNFISVMPTNLYGIGDNYHPENSHVLPALIRRFHEAKQANKPSVTVWGTGTPKREFLYADDLAEACVFLMENYDGRELVNIGAGEDMSIRELAETVRDVVCYEGDIIFDATKPDGTPRKLMDVSRLHKLGWKHSTELRQGIAQAYGDFLRKQYHHLNAMHQ encoded by the coding sequence ATCGCCCCGAACTGCTGTAACCCGCTAACCTACATGGAAAAGAACGCTAAAATATATATCGCCGGGCACCGCGGAATGGTGGGCGGCGCTATCAAAAGGAAACTCGAAAAAGACGGGTTTCAACGAGTTATCACCCGCACGTCTGGCGAGCTGGACCTGCGCCGGCAAGACCAGGTGCAGGCATTCTTTGAAGAAGAGCAACCCGATTACGTATTTCTCGCTGCGGCGAAAGTGGGCGGCATTCATGCCAACAACACTTACCGCGCCGAGTTTTTGTACGATAACCTGATGATCGCCGCCAACATCATCCACGCGGCGTATACGCAAAATGTCCGGAAGCTGATGTTCCTCGGCAGCTCCTGCATTTACCCGCGCATGGCGCCGCAACCGATTGTGGAAGACAGTCTGCTGACCGGCCCGCTCGAAGCCACCAACGAGCCTTACGCCATTGCGAAGATCACGGGGATCAAGTTGTGTGAGGCTTACCACGATCAGTACGGTTGCAATTTCATCAGCGTGATGCCTACGAACCTGTATGGCATCGGGGATAATTACCATCCTGAAAACTCGCATGTGCTGCCGGCGCTCATCCGCCGGTTCCACGAAGCCAAGCAGGCGAATAAGCCTTCGGTAACGGTTTGGGGGACAGGTACGCCGAAGCGCGAGTTCCTGTATGCCGATGATCTCGCCGAGGCCTGCGTCTTCCTCATGGAAAATTACGACGGCCGCGAGCTGGTGAACATCGGCGCGGGTGAGGATATGAGCATCCGGGAGCTGGCGGAAACGGTGCGCGACGTGGTGTGCTACGAAGGAGATATCATTTTCGACGCCACCAAACCGGACGGTACGCCCCGCAAGCTCATGGATGTTTCGCGGCTGCATAAACTGGGATGGAAGCACAGCACGGAGCTTCGCCAGGGTATAGCGCAGGCCTACGGCGATTTTCTCCGGAAACAATATCATCATTTGAATGCCATGCATCAATAA
- a CDS encoding sugar phosphate nucleotidyltransferase: protein MHKPDNTRMQHVILCGGSGTRLWPLSNRQTPKQLLPLFEDKSLLQLTYLRNRPACKGVLAIAGAAQAELIASQLIDEGAQVRCIAEPVGRNTAAAIAIAAFVSAPADILLITPSDHLIGTPDRYAAALDEAKRLAEADFVVTFGLKPTYPETGFGYIHHQGNEVLRFVEKPDAATASFMLDNGDYLWNSGIFCARASVFLDELLQHSPAIYHAASRAAAELVRTGSISREAMIAIPSDSIDYAVMEKSDRVKVVPSDMEWSDVGSYEALTQALTQQFQYSNDQAVFIDSDPGNSTVIGKNKLVALVGVDNMVVVDTPGALLIMQKGKGQVIKQLHNWVAENRPELL from the coding sequence ATGCATAAACCAGACAATACGCGCATGCAGCATGTGATTTTATGCGGTGGCTCCGGCACCCGGCTCTGGCCGCTTTCGAACCGGCAGACCCCCAAGCAGCTGCTCCCGCTTTTCGAAGACAAAAGCCTCCTGCAGTTGACTTACCTCCGCAACCGTCCCGCCTGTAAAGGCGTGCTCGCCATCGCAGGGGCCGCGCAGGCGGAGCTTATCGCCAGCCAGCTCATCGATGAAGGCGCGCAGGTCCGTTGCATCGCCGAGCCCGTGGGCCGGAATACAGCGGCCGCCATCGCCATTGCGGCCTTCGTGTCCGCCCCGGCCGATATCCTGCTCATCACCCCCTCCGACCACCTGATCGGTACGCCTGACCGCTACGCCGCGGCATTGGACGAAGCGAAACGGCTGGCGGAAGCGGATTTTGTGGTGACGTTCGGCTTGAAGCCCACCTACCCGGAAACCGGGTTCGGATATATCCACCACCAGGGAAACGAGGTGCTACGCTTCGTCGAAAAGCCCGATGCCGCTACGGCTTCATTCATGCTCGATAACGGCGATTATTTGTGGAACAGCGGGATTTTCTGCGCGCGGGCTTCCGTCTTCCTCGACGAATTGCTCCAACATTCTCCCGCCATCTACCACGCCGCTTCCCGCGCCGCCGCCGAACTGGTGCGCACGGGCAGCATTTCCCGCGAAGCCATGATCGCCATTCCGTCCGACAGTATCGACTATGCCGTGATGGAAAAAAGCGACCGCGTGAAAGTGGTGCCCAGCGATATGGAATGGAGCGATGTAGGCAGCTACGAAGCCCTCACCCAGGCGCTCACCCAGCAATTCCAATACTCCAACGACCAGGCTGTTTTCATTGACAGCGATCCCGGCAACAGTACCGTTATCGGGAAAAACAAGCTGGTGGCCCTGGTGGGCGTGGATAACATGGTGGTGGTCGACACGCCGGGCGCATTGCTCATCATGCAGAAAGGAAAAGGACAAGTCATTAAACAATTGCACAACTGGGTCGCCGAGAATCGCCCCGAACTGCTGTAA
- a CDS encoding UpxY family transcription antiterminator → MKQELHAWYAVYTKAKMERKVADLLARKQLESYCPMNVIGKPSADRRKSSEEPLFSSYVFVRIPEGMLDAVRETEGIVNFVYWLGKPAVIHDGDIEMIRRFMREHRTASLEKIPMRIADTDPVKGSTLLYYRGRTPESNRNKVRAVLSSLGYALVAAAPVHDLNVRKADYIYA, encoded by the coding sequence ATGAAACAGGAATTGCACGCCTGGTATGCTGTCTATACCAAGGCAAAAATGGAAAGAAAAGTTGCTGATCTGTTAGCCCGCAAGCAACTGGAAAGTTATTGCCCTATGAATGTTATTGGGAAACCATCTGCTGACAGGCGGAAATCGTCCGAAGAACCGCTGTTTTCATCGTACGTGTTCGTCCGTATTCCGGAAGGGATGCTGGACGCCGTACGTGAAACGGAAGGGATTGTCAATTTCGTGTACTGGCTGGGCAAGCCCGCAGTGATCCACGACGGTGACATTGAAATGATCCGCCGGTTCATGCGCGAACATCGTACCGCCTCGCTGGAAAAAATCCCCATGCGCATCGCGGATACGGATCCGGTGAAGGGTTCGACGCTGCTGTATTACCGTGGCAGAACGCCGGAATCCAACCGCAACAAGGTAAGAGCGGTGCTCTCCAGCCTGGGCTATGCCCTGGTGGCGGCGGCGCCTGTTCATGATCTTAATGTCCGCAAAGCTGATTACATCTATGCATAA
- a CDS encoding polysaccharide biosynthesis tyrosine autokinase: MKQQTNAHKRVEPQESSADLLAMLRFRYLSYWPLFVLAALIAAGGAWAYLRYATPVYKVSASLLVKDEAKDLNESNILNSLDLFGSKKNIENEIQILTSRTLIRDVIRKLDLYGELFVKGRLKNVAVYGESSPVTFHFIEPWAIKDGPSEFVSVGFDHRKKQVLLNSKPYSINDTTGTPWGRMVIRVRDVSQPVAEGQYFLKLTGERNLTQQILARMKIMPVSKMATVINLEYLDVLPARGEAIVNDLIRVYNEAAVTDKNRMAASTMSFVEERLRIVTRELSEVEKEVARFKTDEGIVDISEQSKMFLGSVQENDSKLNEANLQLSVLASIEKYVNGKTEGVNMVPATLGLSDPVLLELVNKLYETELEKERLKKTTGANSPSLTALNRQAEMLKPGILENIQSQRSNLEAGKAKLLSANDRFMGMLRSVPGKERALLEVSRQQAIKNNIYTFLLQKREETALAYAAAISDSRIVDGAETAGVPVSPRKMMVYAIAVLGGIAVVAIWITLKDMLKREITSRAEIEKETSAPIVAELLHDDSKEPLVITDGRRSLVAEQFRNLRTSLSYIGLNGGNKTLLVTSSISGEGKSFVSLNLASSLSLLRKKVVLMEFDLRKPMLSNMLDINREPGITNYLVGKAQISDLVRPVPGNEHLFLIPAGVIPPNPTELILNGRLEELIQELREMFDYIIIDSAPVGLVTDARLLAPLSDACLYVMRHQVTPRQYLKQIDELYRTGEMGRLSLVYNGVKPRGVANHTYGYGYGYMEDQKNGTSKKLKNMFK, translated from the coding sequence ATGAAGCAGCAGACGAATGCCCATAAACGTGTGGAACCGCAAGAGTCGTCCGCCGACCTGCTGGCCATGCTCCGGTTCCGATACCTGAGCTACTGGCCGCTGTTTGTGCTGGCGGCACTCATCGCGGCGGGAGGAGCCTGGGCCTACCTGCGCTACGCCACCCCGGTCTATAAGGTTTCCGCCTCCCTCCTCGTGAAGGACGAAGCCAAAGACCTCAACGAATCGAACATCCTCAATTCACTGGACCTGTTCGGTTCCAAAAAGAATATCGAAAACGAAATCCAGATACTCACTTCCCGCACCCTCATCCGCGACGTGATCCGGAAACTCGACCTGTACGGGGAACTTTTCGTGAAAGGGCGCCTGAAAAACGTGGCCGTGTACGGCGAATCTTCACCGGTGACCTTCCATTTCATCGAGCCCTGGGCTATTAAAGACGGCCCCTCCGAATTCGTGAGCGTAGGTTTCGATCACCGGAAAAAACAAGTGTTGCTTAACAGCAAACCATATTCCATCAACGATACCACGGGCACGCCCTGGGGCCGGATGGTGATCCGCGTGCGCGATGTTTCTCAGCCTGTGGCGGAAGGGCAATACTTCCTGAAACTTACCGGCGAGCGCAACCTCACGCAGCAGATCCTCGCGAGAATGAAAATCATGCCGGTGTCCAAAATGGCTACTGTCATCAATCTCGAATACCTCGACGTGCTCCCTGCCCGCGGCGAAGCCATCGTGAACGACCTGATCCGTGTATATAATGAAGCAGCCGTAACGGATAAAAACCGGATGGCCGCCAGCACCATGTCGTTCGTGGAAGAGCGCCTGCGCATCGTAACGCGCGAACTGAGCGAAGTTGAAAAAGAAGTGGCGAGATTCAAGACGGATGAAGGGATCGTGGATATCAGCGAGCAGAGCAAAATGTTCCTGGGAAGTGTGCAGGAAAATGACTCGAAGCTGAATGAAGCCAATTTGCAGCTGTCTGTCCTCGCATCCATTGAAAAATACGTGAATGGGAAAACGGAAGGGGTGAACATGGTGCCGGCTACGCTGGGCCTGAGCGACCCCGTGCTGCTGGAGCTTGTTAATAAATTATATGAAACGGAACTGGAGAAGGAACGGTTGAAGAAAACCACCGGCGCCAACAGCCCTTCCCTCACCGCACTCAACCGGCAGGCCGAAATGCTGAAACCCGGCATCCTGGAGAACATCCAGAGCCAGCGCTCCAACCTGGAAGCGGGCAAAGCGAAACTGCTGTCGGCCAACGACCGCTTCATGGGCATGCTGCGCAGCGTTCCCGGCAAGGAAAGAGCTTTGCTGGAAGTAAGCCGTCAGCAAGCCATCAAGAACAACATTTACACATTCCTTTTGCAGAAACGGGAAGAAACGGCGCTGGCGTATGCCGCCGCCATTTCCGACAGCAGGATCGTTGACGGGGCCGAAACGGCCGGCGTGCCGGTAAGTCCCCGCAAGATGATGGTCTATGCCATCGCGGTGCTGGGGGGCATTGCGGTGGTGGCCATCTGGATCACGCTGAAAGATATGCTGAAACGCGAAATCACTTCCCGCGCGGAAATAGAGAAAGAAACGTCGGCCCCCATCGTGGCGGAACTGCTGCACGACGACAGCAAGGAGCCGCTCGTGATCACCGACGGCCGCCGGAGCCTCGTGGCGGAGCAGTTCCGCAATCTGCGGACATCGCTTTCCTACATCGGGCTGAACGGCGGTAACAAAACGCTGCTGGTGACCAGTTCGATTTCCGGGGAAGGAAAAAGCTTCGTGTCGCTGAACCTCGCATCCAGCCTATCGCTGTTGCGGAAGAAAGTAGTGCTGATGGAGTTTGACCTCCGCAAGCCGATGCTGAGCAATATGCTGGATATCAACCGAGAACCTGGCATTACGAATTACCTGGTGGGCAAGGCGCAGATCAGCGACCTGGTGCGCCCGGTGCCGGGGAACGAGCATCTGTTCCTCATCCCCGCCGGCGTGATCCCGCCGAACCCAACCGAGCTGATATTGAACGGGCGCCTGGAAGAACTGATCCAGGAGCTGCGCGAGATGTTCGATTACATCATCATCGACTCCGCGCCGGTGGGACTCGTGACCGACGCCCGGCTGCTCGCTCCTTTGTCGGACGCATGCCTGTACGTCATGCGCCACCAGGTTACGCCACGGCAGTACCTGAAGCAGATCGACGAGCTGTACCGCACCGGCGAAATGGGGCGCCTGAGCCTGGTGTACAACGGCGTGAAGCCACGCGGCGTCGCCAATCACACCTACGGTTACGGGTATGGTTATATGGAAGATCAGAAAAATGGGACCAGCAAGAAATTGAAAAACATGTTCAAATAG